The proteins below are encoded in one region of Nakamurella flava:
- a CDS encoding PAS domain-containing protein: protein MEPSRSTGRSRATHRAEEFVLAAVERRYREVLDSIPSLSLLVFGPGLVVQLAAGSLLRRAGYDPDEMVGLPFGEAVSEPVGRRLVPDLERALRGSSVDTHFTSPVNGWEYVIRIRPVRDARGTVVGGLLLSEDVTGPRLLQRQLEQVQRASRVGSVRYEMGHGWVFDPMLWELLGLVDVDSDAGSDTAVRLGPGQAHADASWVIDLVVPEDRPRVQHAYGTVLAEGGEVTVDYRLRGSDTGGVQYVRGTCQALVDDQGRLLQAMITHSDVTGAVLAMQSVESARTESANARTAMLRQASDLLVDSGKPVPELVQKVTELAAAGLGDGAMVRILEPSGRTVEADFVAHRDPAARARLAEFAALSAPFFDRSAGVERWLYGRGRCVSSLHRDAATIVGPDGLTTPYGQIPHYVFAPIRHDGAVLGVLGVIRRDPDRPYDPGDDDLTQVLADRVGAVIAHGRTRAWVEQQGRERAAILGRITQLSAEQRELVDQLGDVEQRERILLAEAIHDDPMQTIVAAAMRIDTLAMSMSGEAGAELERLVDMLESAVDRLRTLIVALNPPDLSEGLGPALLNLARGIFTGTRTRVTFEGRQHVGLSMGAKGTVYRIFREALVNARKHADADEVVLRVEDSADEVRVSLSDDGVGADSFDSAPGHLGMITMRARAHAEGGELTVSGSRGEGTHVVLVLPRRRADSSSTDRRTMAGQHARPASPTDGASDS from the coding sequence GTGGAGCCATCGAGGTCGACCGGACGGTCACGCGCGACCCACCGAGCCGAAGAGTTCGTCCTGGCCGCCGTCGAGCGGCGGTACCGCGAGGTCCTGGACAGCATTCCCAGCCTCAGTCTGCTGGTGTTCGGGCCGGGGCTGGTGGTGCAGTTGGCTGCGGGGTCGCTGCTGCGCCGCGCCGGATACGACCCCGACGAGATGGTCGGGCTGCCTTTCGGTGAGGCGGTCTCCGAGCCGGTCGGTCGCCGGCTCGTCCCTGACCTGGAGCGTGCGCTTCGGGGGTCGTCGGTGGACACCCACTTCACCAGTCCGGTCAACGGCTGGGAGTACGTCATCCGGATCCGCCCCGTGCGGGACGCCCGGGGGACCGTGGTCGGTGGGTTGTTGCTCAGCGAGGACGTGACCGGTCCGCGTCTGCTGCAACGGCAGCTCGAGCAGGTGCAGCGGGCCAGCCGGGTCGGCAGCGTCCGGTACGAGATGGGCCACGGCTGGGTGTTCGACCCCATGCTGTGGGAGCTGCTGGGGCTCGTCGACGTGGACTCCGACGCGGGGTCCGATACCGCCGTCCGGCTTGGACCAGGACAGGCGCACGCCGACGCGTCCTGGGTGATCGACCTGGTCGTGCCCGAGGACCGCCCCCGCGTGCAGCACGCCTACGGCACGGTGCTGGCCGAGGGGGGTGAGGTCACCGTCGACTACCGCCTGCGTGGCTCGGACACGGGCGGCGTGCAGTACGTCCGGGGGACCTGTCAGGCCCTCGTCGACGACCAGGGACGGCTGCTGCAGGCGATGATCACGCACTCGGACGTCACCGGGGCCGTCCTGGCGATGCAGTCGGTCGAGTCGGCGCGTACGGAGTCGGCGAACGCCCGCACCGCGATGTTGCGGCAGGCCAGTGATCTGTTGGTCGACTCCGGCAAACCGGTCCCGGAGCTGGTACAGAAGGTGACCGAACTGGCCGCGGCCGGCTTGGGCGACGGGGCCATGGTGCGCATCCTCGAGCCCAGCGGCCGGACGGTGGAGGCCGATTTCGTCGCCCATCGCGACCCGGCGGCCCGGGCCCGCCTCGCCGAGTTCGCCGCGCTGAGTGCGCCGTTCTTCGATCGGTCGGCCGGCGTCGAACGCTGGCTCTACGGTCGGGGCCGTTGTGTGAGCAGCCTGCATCGTGACGCGGCGACCATCGTCGGACCGGACGGACTGACGACTCCCTACGGCCAGATCCCGCACTACGTGTTCGCGCCGATCCGTCACGACGGCGCGGTGCTCGGGGTACTGGGCGTCATCCGTCGCGATCCGGACCGGCCGTACGACCCGGGCGACGACGACCTCACCCAGGTGCTGGCCGACCGGGTCGGCGCGGTCATCGCCCACGGACGCACCCGGGCCTGGGTGGAGCAGCAGGGCCGGGAAAGAGCCGCCATCCTGGGCCGGATCACCCAGCTGTCCGCCGAACAACGCGAACTCGTCGATCAGCTCGGCGATGTCGAACAGCGTGAGCGGATCCTGCTGGCCGAGGCCATCCACGACGATCCGATGCAGACCATCGTGGCCGCGGCCATGCGGATCGACACCCTGGCCATGTCGATGTCGGGTGAGGCCGGGGCGGAGTTGGAGCGCCTGGTCGACATGCTCGAGTCGGCGGTGGACCGGCTGCGCACCCTCATCGTGGCGCTGAATCCGCCGGACCTGTCCGAAGGGTTGGGTCCGGCCCTGCTGAACCTCGCCCGCGGCATCTTCACCGGCACCCGGACCCGCGTGACCTTCGAGGGTCGGCAGCACGTGGGTCTGTCCATGGGGGCCAAGGGAACGGTCTACCGGATCTTCCGGGAGGCGCTCGTCAATGCGCGCAAGCACGCCGACGCCGACGAGGTGGTCTTGCGGGTGGAGGACTCCGCCGACGAGGTCCGCGTCTCGCTGTCCGACGACGGGGTCGGCGCGGATTCGTTCGATTCAGCTCCGGGACACCTGGGAATGATTACGATGCGTGCGCGTGCGCATGCGGAGGGTGGCGAACTGACGGTGTCCGGATCCAGAGGGGAGGGGACACACGTGGTGCTGGTGCTCCCGAGAAGACGGGCCGACAGCTCGTCGACCGACCGACGAACCATGGCGGGTCAGCACGCACGGCCCGCGTCCCCCACCGACGGAGCGTCCGACTCATGA
- a CDS encoding beta-galactosidase, which translates to MTAARLTPHSPTTTAGPTRRLGFRFRSVVVGLAVTLTAGLTTGAGTASAEVTVPAPPAGTSYPEISTLGTSPFKAAEESAAGMKTAMMEISWRNWEPQNGVFNATYENEMKWRLAQLRASGMKVTLGLGLHFTPEWVRSMPNGRLVDQNGKVSNEANFIYNDKIRSEGWQFLQRVAKVLDMSQIDAIRITSGGRAELIYPEGTTYWAFDANAQNGDDLPRTVGPNPYPGWKPGTPGLQPAQTQQWALWYVDALADVGEWQMRAMRKLNFTGTFEIMTPGVGVYARKLDVLARQNLPASPLAVGALWDRIYFDMYHADKKIAANVSSMADGSGGNDSCTPADKNVPLTDMAVTTWGGARWISRIADEYGIPKVGENPGFSEPKRGVYSSRNQDGYMATTMRQGATCGFSTVYWAHDNQFWNGTLDFATWAAYARA; encoded by the coding sequence ATGACCGCCGCACGCCTGACCCCCCACAGTCCCACCACCACCGCCGGACCGACCCGCCGCCTCGGGTTCCGGTTCCGCTCGGTGGTCGTCGGGCTCGCCGTGACCCTCACCGCCGGCCTGACCACCGGCGCGGGCACTGCGTCGGCCGAGGTCACGGTGCCCGCTCCGCCGGCCGGCACGTCGTACCCCGAGATCTCCACCCTGGGCACCAGCCCGTTCAAGGCCGCCGAGGAATCGGCCGCCGGCATGAAGACCGCCATGATGGAAATCAGCTGGCGGAACTGGGAACCGCAGAACGGCGTGTTCAACGCGACCTACGAGAACGAGATGAAATGGCGTCTCGCTCAATTGCGCGCATCCGGAATGAAGGTGACGCTCGGACTGGGTCTGCATTTCACGCCGGAATGGGTTCGTTCCATGCCCAACGGTCGCCTCGTCGACCAGAACGGCAAGGTCAGCAACGAGGCCAACTTCATCTACAACGACAAGATCCGTAGCGAGGGGTGGCAGTTCCTGCAGCGCGTCGCCAAGGTCCTGGACATGAGCCAGATCGACGCCATCCGCATCACCTCGGGCGGCCGGGCCGAGCTCATCTACCCCGAGGGCACCACCTACTGGGCGTTCGACGCCAACGCCCAGAACGGTGACGACCTGCCGCGCACCGTCGGCCCGAACCCCTATCCGGGCTGGAAGCCGGGTACCCCCGGACTGCAGCCGGCCCAGACCCAGCAGTGGGCCCTCTGGTACGTCGACGCCCTCGCCGATGTCGGGGAATGGCAGATGCGGGCCATGCGCAAGCTGAACTTCACCGGCACCTTCGAGATCATGACCCCCGGGGTCGGCGTCTACGCCCGCAAGCTCGACGTCCTGGCCCGGCAGAACCTGCCCGCCAGCCCGCTGGCCGTCGGCGCCCTGTGGGACCGGATCTACTTCGACATGTACCACGCCGACAAGAAGATCGCGGCGAACGTCAGCTCGATGGCCGACGGGTCCGGCGGCAACGACTCCTGCACCCCGGCCGACAAGAACGTCCCGCTGACCGACATGGCCGTCACCACCTGGGGCGGCGCCCGCTGGATCTCCCGCATCGCCGACGAGTACGGCATCCCCAAGGTCGGCGAGAACCCCGGGTTCAGCGAACCCAAGCGCGGCGTCTACTCCTCACGGAACCAGGACGGCTACATGGCCACCACCATGCGACAGGGCGCCACCTGCGGCTTCTCCACCGTCTACTGGGCCCACGACAATCAGTTCTGGAACGGCACCCTGGACTTCGCGACCTGGGCGGCCTACGCGCGGGCCTGA
- a CDS encoding glycosyltransferase family protein, translating into MRILLLSHTGLSSVFRVGSHHLARELSAAGHDVVHVSNPISLSHVAAVRDPEVRRRARQAVPLRLHAHEGAAFAVPWSVFPLMPDPLPRPFRLGSGAVLRRRLAAHWRALGQDPRRPFDLTLIDQPLLDYLLDDLPVGPVVYRPTDVNVRPGQIAAEDRVLDRCAGVIATSGVVAAAIAERVADRRPDLPVVAVPNGAQIAAFDVAGPAWEQRRGAVYVGALDERFDWAAVREMALAVPGEPVDVHGPVTGPVPDLPPNVAIHGAVPYEQVPAVFAAHRVGVLPLSEHPTNAGRSPMKLYEYLAAGLRVVARRTPALAAVPLADVALYGPPVAGAGESPSTDPDTPAAAGRAYAHAHAEPPSGDGRVAAREMDWSFRAALVLDQAREMTDPARSVGRVGQPAG; encoded by the coding sequence ATGCGCATCCTGCTGCTCAGTCACACCGGTCTGTCGAGTGTCTTCCGCGTCGGCAGTCACCACCTGGCCCGGGAACTGTCCGCGGCCGGCCATGACGTCGTGCACGTCAGCAACCCGATCTCCCTCAGCCACGTGGCCGCCGTGCGGGACCCCGAGGTCCGGCGACGGGCCCGGCAGGCGGTGCCCCTGCGGTTGCACGCCCATGAGGGTGCGGCCTTCGCCGTGCCGTGGAGCGTGTTCCCGCTGATGCCGGATCCGCTCCCGCGTCCATTCCGACTGGGGTCGGGAGCCGTCCTGCGTCGCCGGCTGGCCGCCCACTGGCGGGCCCTCGGGCAGGATCCCCGGCGTCCGTTCGACCTGACCCTCATCGATCAGCCGCTGCTGGACTACCTGTTGGACGATCTGCCGGTCGGCCCGGTGGTCTACCGGCCCACCGACGTGAACGTGCGGCCCGGGCAGATCGCCGCCGAGGACCGCGTCCTGGACCGCTGCGCCGGCGTGATCGCCACCTCCGGGGTGGTGGCCGCGGCCATCGCCGAGCGGGTCGCGGACCGCCGTCCGGACCTGCCGGTGGTCGCGGTGCCCAACGGCGCGCAGATCGCGGCCTTCGACGTGGCCGGCCCCGCGTGGGAGCAGCGTCGGGGCGCCGTGTACGTCGGGGCGCTGGACGAGCGCTTCGACTGGGCCGCGGTCCGGGAGATGGCGCTGGCGGTGCCCGGGGAACCGGTCGACGTCCACGGTCCGGTCACCGGGCCGGTGCCGGACCTGCCGCCGAACGTGGCGATCCACGGTGCGGTGCCCTACGAGCAGGTCCCGGCCGTCTTCGCCGCCCACCGGGTCGGGGTGCTCCCGCTGTCCGAGCACCCGACGAACGCGGGCCGCAGCCCGATGAAGTTGTACGAGTACCTCGCGGCCGGTCTGCGGGTGGTCGCCCGCCGGACCCCGGCGCTGGCCGCCGTCCCGCTGGCCGATGTCGCGCTCTACGGACCCCCGGTCGCCGGGGCGGGCGAGTCGCCCAGCACCGATCCGGACACGCCCGCCGCCGCCGGCCGCGCCTACGCCCACGCCCACGCCGAGCCCCCGTCCGGTGACGGACGGGTCGCGGCCCGGGAGATGGACTGGTCGTTCCGGGCGGCGCTGGTCCTGGACCAGGCCCGGGAGATGACCGACCCGGCGAGGTCGGTCGGACGGGTGGGCCAGCCCGCCGGCTGA